In the Mya arenaria isolate MELC-2E11 chromosome 11, ASM2691426v1 genome, one interval contains:
- the LOC128209185 gene encoding keratin, type I cytoskeletal 10-like: protein MATPTAEVKRVRFSVEEDRDSHNSDEAFEGQWDFLKYLLTLREEINVNSVVDSLVQKGVISADAGSDVMRQGTPRAQVELCVQEVMKGSGPAYRSLCETLQEHGYTNIVDALKGDANLSSIVPEFSDVHGNTTPRLLREHWSQRDSVVDGFSVQGKKMALSALSRDAKASQREFSVIVERQQELEKQLVQVMKSLDRAKDMLIAERQEKLGLREQLRSRDEELVAMQRKYLELQKAMSSLRETNNKYTEKVTRLQIENEQLRKGVRERHELESELRERNGELGRLRDQLTEQEAKMRSQEEKIVSKLAMIERVVGEHKTLVDGQEKLTKKINLQANDIIQLHEEKDEAASQMAAQQRQLNFQQAQIGMIQEQMQRLEGSLGGGGGGGGAGGTYGGSSSRAESLPPLPSTPGNDGRNSRYIHALSKSMNLNRPFNPYGKLENSKNMLWRGDSSGKKGK from the exons ATGGCGACGCCGACGGCGGAAGTTAAGCGAGTCCGTTTCTCGGTTGAGGAGGACAGGGATTCGCATAACAGCGATGAGGCGTTCGAAGGACAGTGGGACTTCTTAAA GTATTTACTGACCTTACGAGAAGAAATCAATGTTAACAGCGTCGTAGACTCGCTCGTGCAGAAAGGCGTGATTAGTGCAGACGCTGGAAGTGACGTCATGCGACAGGGCACGCCACGTGCACAGGTGGAGCTGTGTGTACAGGAAGTGATGAAGGGAAGCGGGCCGGCGTACCGCAGCCTTTGCGAGACGCTGCAAGAGCACGGCTACACCAACATCGTGGACGCTCTGAAGGGGGACGCAAATTTATCGTCGATCGTACCAG AGTTTTCCGACGTCCACGGAAATACCACCCCCCGG CTGTTACGGGAGCATTGGTCTCAGCGTGACTCGGTAGTGGACGGGTTCAGCGTGCAGGGGAAGAAGATGGCCCTCAGCGCCCTCTCCAGGGACGCCAAAGCCTCCCAGCGAGAATTCTCCGTTATTGTTGAACGCCAACAAGAACTGGAGAAGCAACTCGTCCAG GTGATGAAGTCCCTGGACCGTGCTAAGGACATGTTGATAGCCGAGCGGCAGGAGAAGCTTGGTCTCCGGGAGCAGCTGCGGAGCCGCGACGAGGAGCTAGTTGCCATGCAGCGGAAGTACCTCGAGCTGCAGAAAGCCATGTCCTCACTCAGAGAAACCAACAATAAATATACGGAAAAG GTGACGCGATTGCAGATTGAGAACGAGCAGTTACGGAAGGGCGTGCGGGAGCGCCACGAGCTGGAGAGCGAGTTGAGGGAACGGAACGGCGAGCTGGGGCGGCTCAGAGATCAGCTGACCGAACAGGAAGCCAAGATGAGGTCACAGGAGGAGAAAATTGTCAGCAAGCTGGCCATGATCGAACGTGTGGTTGGAGAACATAAGACTCTAGTTGACGGACAAGAGAAGTtgacaaagaaaataaatctaCAGGCGAATGACATCATCCAGTTACATGAAGAAAAAGACGAGGCGGCTTCACAGATGGCGGCCCAACAGCGGCAGCTCAATTTTCAGCAGGCACAGATAGGGATGATTCAAGAGCAGATGCAGCGGCTTGAGGGCAGCCTTGGCGGCGGAGGCGGTGGCGGCGGTGCCGGAGGAACGTATGGTGGCTCCTCCTCCCGCGCAGAGAGCCTACCGCCACTCCCCTCTACCCCCGGGAACGATGGCCGTAACAGCCGGTATATACACGCACTCTCCAAAAGCATGAACCTAAACAGACCTTTTAATCCCTACGGAAAGTTGGAAAATTCTAAAAACATGTTGTGGCGGGGTGATTCGTCGGGGAAAAAGGGGAAATGA